From the Manihot esculenta cultivar AM560-2 chromosome 14, M.esculenta_v8, whole genome shotgun sequence genome, the window AGCGTACATTTACCTTTGTGatcgttctccttttatactgtaagaagatggagataaatatagaatTTTCTAAGAATCCGGCGATGTTGTAGCCGGCTGCTCAATAATGGATATCATCGGCTAATGAGTTGGTGATCCCGCGATCACAGGCGAAGCAGAAATATACCTAGTAACGGTAATCCTATGCCAAGACTCGACTTATTaggggagggcgagtcttgacaaTAGTCCGGGTGTTAAAGTGTCCAGATCTCCCTTTTCACAGTGGGACCACGTCTTCCACTTGTCAAATTCTTATCACGTGACTCTTATTTTATAATGACAACTCATAGTTTATTTTGGGTAGATGTTATGTAACATCAATTACAACTGATAAATCTTATTATATCTTtgaattagttttaaattaaaaattttaaataatagtaaatttatttattattttttaactaatcaaaataaaaataatttaataaatataagtattttttataattttattatttgttactCCATTCATTttgatatataatataaattataggtaaatttaaaaaaataaaaaaatatatgaatttattatggataataattaaattaatatttgattaaataaattttatttatttcatttttaaatgtaATATATCATAAAGTTTTActttttgttataaatattttaatactttttatgGAACCCACTTAATTAAAAGAAACTTTTTTTATAAGGAAATTATAGTTCAATTGGTTGGAACcacattttttgaaaaattttgaattataataaaaataattataaaaatttacacaGAAATAggttaagaatttaaattttatatcaattctactattaatttaattaataaaatttaaattaaattaatttgaattttttgaaaaattttgaattatctaTCTAAcattaatgttttttttattaaatataatcacatagaataactaaaattatctattaaaacattataaggcataaaaatataagatatttaAGTGACgtgatataataattatattaaaaaaaatttgttttaattttttaattatttggataatattgaaattagtttaaaattaagataatttttaaaattaaaataatatattttccaTGTAAActctataattaaattaattactaaactttaaatcaaattatttagaatttttaaaaattttaaattatctatcaaataaaattattattttttattaaatataattcatataaaatatctaaattatatattaatacaaTCTCAtcagtaaaattataaaaatatttaagtaatatgatataatagttatgttaaatattttattttattttttaaatatttagataatattaaaattaattttaaattataataatttttaaaattaaaataatatctttCATATATAAACTCTAccagtaatttaattaataaaatttaaaataaattagtttgaatgtttttaaaattttgaattatttatctaataaaattattattttttattaaatctaattaatatagaatatctattaaaataatctcatagtaaaattataagatatttaAGTAATATGTTGTATTAATATGTTaagtgttttattttttattatttaaataatattaaatttaaaatttgaataatttttaaaattaaaataatatgttttaaatattattttaaatttattaataaaattaaaataatctgaTGAAAGTtacttaaataaatttagattgtTTATCCTCTACTTCaaacatttatatatattattgaagAGATTTGTTATTAAACTCTTTGAGTCtctttttaaaatagattaatttatttagttttagaaatttatgcgaccaaatataataataaacttTAGAATTTAATAAGTATATGATAAAATCTTTtcaaaaaagttaataaaaaattttgaaatattattttaatagtgaTTATAATTTACaccaaaaatttattataatttttaacttaaaaatataaaattttacaataataattcTAATAGTTTTGttaattcataattaaatatcataggttaaagtttttttttattatttaattattaatattttatttccttctattaatacaataaagttatttttttgtaaaaataattactacttatttaattataatattaaatattattagttattaaaattaatatattgtaatatattttataaattatgaatATAAGGAGTTAAGATAATATCacgtaaagaaaaaaattatgatatatatTCTCTACTTAATTTCTCATACGTCTCCAGGTTGCCGGGTTACTGATCAAAAAGAATTAATgggaggttttgatgattgtaAGCCAGTAATGGCAATGGTTGGGATCCAGATCGCTTATGCAGGGGTTGCTCTCTTAAGCAGAGCTGCTTTTTTACGAGGATTGAATCCCTGGGTCTTTATAGTTTACAGGCAAGGCATAGGAACTTTGATCATGGCACCTCTAGTTTGCCTTTCAAGAAGGTACTGCCACAAGcaaactctctctctatctttCCTTTTGAAATCCTCTTTCTCAGACTTCATATCTGCCGCAGGAGAAATTCATACTGGTTCTCTTCTGGATTAAGGTTCTTCGCTTGGATATTTCTTGCCTCACTTATTGGGTAACATGCCTGTATAATCACTTTATTTTTCCTCCTCTTTTTATGAGTTCTAATTAGTATATTCTCAGAGTTTGAGGTGTAATTTTCTTTGAATTGAAGGGGTACAGCCTACCAAATTTTCTACTTCGAGGGTCTCTACTTAACCTCTTCAACTGTAGCAACCGCAACGTCTAATCTCACCCCTGCAATCACCTTTGTACTTGCAATCATTTTGGggtaaataaaatcaaatgatttgCTGCTGCttttattcatatttaaatAGCTATGGTCATATATCAATCGTTTTCACATTCAAtttgctgttttttttttttttgaaaaattgacTAGATTGGAGAAAGTAACTACGCACAGCTGGAGAAGCGTGGCCAAGATTTTGGGCGCTGTAATCTGTGTAAGTGGAGCCATTTCCATGGCACTTCTCAAAGGCCCTAAACTATTAAACACCAAACTGCTACCACTAAATTCTTTCTCCAACAATGAAGGAGAGAACTGGCTGCTGGGATGTCTACTTCTCTTTGGAAGCAGTAGTTGTTGGTCACTCTGGATGCTTTTTCAGGTAGATCCTATTTTAGCTACTCTCACGATGATCTATTCATATACTGATTAACCAACTTCTTTACTATCTGTAACAGATCCCAATTTCAGCAAGTTGTCCTGACCACTTATTTTCGTCTGCTTTAATGGGTTTATTGGCTACAATAGAATCAGCAATAGTTGCATTTTTTCTCGTAAAAGATCTTGCAGCTTGGCATCTGAATTCATTTCTTGAAATAGGATGTTGTTTATTTGCGGTAAGCAGTTCATCGTTTTCCTATGAAAGTATCCCTTTTCGGATACATGATTTGTGTGATTTCTTCAAATGGAGTAGGGAATTGCAATGGCTCTGTCCTTCTTTGTTCAAGCCTGGTGCATTTCTCAAAGAGGCCCCGTCTTCACTGCAATGTTCAACCCTTTGTGCACCGTTATAGGGACCGTAGTTGCTGCTATATTTCTACATGAACCGACCTACGTTGGGAGGTAATGAATTTGACATATTATTTCTCAAAATAATTCATATAACTTATgatattttctttcctttcttcctCATCCATCAGCTTGATTGGTGCATTAGCTGTGATTATTGGACTATACGTTGTACTATGGGGTAAAGCCATAGATTTTGAAGAACGTAAAACggaaatgcatgagaagctacAAGAAGATGAGTCAAGAACTGTAGAAGTGATAGTAGACGAATCTTTAGAGAATAAGAATGGCAAAGTTGATGATTTGAAAGAACCACTTCTATCGCTCAAATCTGCTGATCACAGATAAAAATAGTACCATTTCTTAGTGCGTGGCCTCTGCCTTCTGTTCTATCATTTACAAATTAAGAGCaagtttaaatttgaataaagaTTTGCTACTGTTTTCTATTAGATAAAGTGTATCTTTTTCTTTCCGTTTTTGgtattttaatgataaatattataataaaaaaattaaataaattcttaaaaaagGTATATGTttcaattcattttaaaaatattttttaattataaaaaataaagttttttatttcaaataagtgAAATGGTACaaagaaaattaattgaattaaaattttataaaattttttattttaaatgagaaTTTAATTAAGAGATTCGTaagataaaaatgataaaagaatATTCGGTTTCAAAAGAAAACTtaacaaaagaaaattacaCTAGGGTAAATATTCGATCGGTTTGATAATCAAATCGAACAAATTACAGAAATCAATCTGAATGAAATTggtctgattcgatttaattcaattcgatttgatcggttgagattttttaatatattttttatttttttaaaatttatttttaatattatgaaatttaattaaaatatttcaatattgattatgatctaattttttatattattaaaaataatatattaatattattaatcggttcagtttgatttttttatcaaaatcgaatcgataatcaaaatttttgaaattaaaaatcgaaccaaatcgaaataaataaaaaattaaactaaaattttgaattaatttgatttgcttaattttttttatttaaactgaATAATTCACCCCtatgtaggggtgagcattcggtcggtcggttcggtttgaaatcgaaccgaattgaataaactaaaaattgaaatttgatatttataaaagtcgaatcgaattgattttgatcagaaatgaatcaaatcaaattggtCTGATTCCattcaatttgattcagtttgatcaatttgaatttttaataaattttttattttttacactttatttttagtattttaaaatttaattagaatattttaactttaatatgatctaatctctctatattattgaaaataatataataatattactagttggttcggtttttttttttagtttttctgATCCAAACCAAActaaaccgaaataactgaaatttttaaaattaaaaatcaaaccgaaccgaaataaataaaaaaatcgaactgaatttttaaattaattcaatttggttaatttttttcaattttaactgCATATTGCTCACTTGTACTCGTAATGTTAAGAACAacagaatgaaagaaaaaggaacgTTTTTAAGGACCCGTATTAAATATGGATCAATAGAGTTATTTGCATACTTTTATtgattcaaaatttatatttctataTCATTACCCCcagattttcttaaaataaatttcaaaacttAAAACTCAAACTATAGATTTTCTCTCATCGATTAAGCATTACAAGTTGTAAGAAAATTTACTACTCCTTTTACACATACCAACTCAGTTATGCAtgttactttaattttttataaattaataatttatttatttatattaataaaatataattccttaaattcgaatcgaaccgatttcaTTGGCTTCACTATGGACCAAAACGaataatcgatttgatttaatacaCATATAATTGATATCTAATTTGATCCACTTTATACGTAAAACCTGTATTTGCAATAAATCAATGTGAATTGATATGAAAAGTCAATTTAACTGGAGAACTAGCCAGATTTAAAATTGACTTTCAACTCAAATCGAGAATTAATTAAACTCAACTAAAACAAGGGAAACGTGATGCTAATATTTGAACTTGACACGATAAACATTTAGTTTAAGCATATTACAATATGAACCGTACCTCCTTTTAAAGCAATGTTACAACAATCATATAAAACTAAAGTTatccaaataaatttatttttcattaatttatattatataaaaatttcataaatattaatattgttaGTAATACGCACTGCAGCAATTtttagtgttaatttaattgaattacgagtaaaaataaagtttataaaattatattactgtagaaaaattataatgtgATTATAATTATGAGATTTCTATTGCatttaactaatatttttaaatgttcttatcatgattgaataataatatttagagtTGTTGAAACTGatacatattatatttttcCCTTTTAGATGAAGTAATtgatttcataaattaaaatgtatgagatatctagaactaatatgtagacacttattttataaatatgtgCACTGAACTAAACTACATGAGAaatctatataaaaaataaccaaTGTGTATAGATTACTCAAGTGATTGTTGTGTAAATGATATTTTgatttgaaatcaataaataatcttatatagggatttttatgtttttaatttatcTTACACGTTAATTGGTTCATGAGTAACAAATGATGATAAATTGGATATATTAGGAATCGTAAAAGTTGTTTATGTGATTGAGATATGATTCATCACCCTATGTTAAATTCGGAAATATTCCACTTGTTATCTGCTGGCATTAATCATGAAATCTTTGCGTAGGGTAaaatgatgagttgcaaaactcaccgcTTCTTTCTTATTAAAATCCACGATTTTcctatgattttgatataaacaATCAATTTCTACTTGAAATTTGATTTTGGAcaagtttttaagcaaaaattgagaaaagaaacaaaaagagattgaattaaaaaattttctgaCCGGAGGATATAGTCTTGCCTAAGGTTGTAGCCCACGGCGATGGACAGACTCTAGAATTTGAATTTGCCAACTGTAATGCTGATTTTTTCAGCGGTATAAAGTTCAAATCAGTTTTAGATTGAAGCAAACATAATCATATTAGAATTGAGATAAGAAAGGAGTAGtagattttcttttaaattgtgaatatttatctttttcttgAGAAAAAGCTTATATAAAGGCTGCTTTAGAATTAATCTAGGCatctcatatttttttcttctcctcctctctcATATTCAGTCCACTCTAGCtgccctcttcttcttctcttttctttattcctttgcaattttattatatgtCTTATAGGCTAAATTCttcttttcagttgaaggttaataAAAAACTGAGGTTTATTCAAAATTGTAAGATTACATTCTTGACTtttcttcatcttatttctgttttcaattaatttttgtttttgagAAACACCACCTCTATTGTTGCCATTTTAGAAATTTAAGAGGCCTATTGAATCTCCtggaagacaacatattgctaattaacccaATTATATccataattgtttaattggattaataacaAATAGTAATTAGaattctttttatattaaagtattaattgatttgatttaaataattcgcgtattattattgatcaagtttatatttttctctcttaaagcagttaactaattaaatcaACACGCGTGTTGGGATTATTAGttaactataaattaatttaagcgcgtagcagattaatttaatcataaggaataACTGGTGGGATTCGTGTGTTTGAACACTATAACcaaataatagataataaaatgaattatctttctaatcaatgatcaactacCGACCTCTAAATTTTGATTACCTTCGGCTGaactttaatttgattatttatttcatcatCTTAATTGCattgtttttcttcttttagttctatttttaaatcaatttctcCAAACAAtgattctcttcttctctctttttattttaaaatattcttcttATTTTActagtcatctaaattaaacaaagTTAAGGTATATGTGAGATCGATATTCATTTGCCCTATTTACAAATTCTTTTAAAAcaggaaaaaagaaataagtTTTAATTGATGGATTTGACGCCTGTCATAGAATGAAATTAGTAAATGAGATTTAGAATTTCATTTAATCGATCAATAGCTAATAGATAagaactaatatgatttaatattacAGACACGTTCTatatattaaatgttaaatatttatgataaagGAATATTAATTACATTTACAAACCATGCACTAAAAGACTAAGTCAAACcacttttaatattttgaatatttgaatagtcTTAACATGTTGCTAGATAATGTTATTgaccttcaaattaattaattaattaattatatttattgctaatatatttaaaatctacAAGGTCG encodes:
- the LOC110630762 gene encoding WAT1-related protein At4g28040, whose translation is MGGFDDCKPVMAMVGIQIAYAGVALLSRAAFLRGLNPWVFIVYRQGIGTLIMAPLVCLSRRRNSYWFSSGLRFFAWIFLASLIGGTAYQIFYFEGLYLTSSTVATATSNLTPAITFVLAIILGLEKVTTHSWRSVAKILGAVICVSGAISMALLKGPKLLNTKLLPLNSFSNNEGENWLLGCLLLFGSSSCWSLWMLFQIPISASCPDHLFSSALMGLLATIESAIVAFFLVKDLAAWHLNSFLEIGCCLFAGIAMALSFFVQAWCISQRGPVFTAMFNPLCTVIGTVVAAIFLHEPTYVGSLIGALAVIIGLYVVLWGKAIDFEERKTEMHEKLQEDESRTVEVIVDESLENKNGKVDDLKEPLLSLKSADHR